The DNA sequence TTGATGTACAACAAAACTTGAGCTCTCTAACTCTTGCTACTAGCCCCATCATTTTAGTTTGCCATTCCAGTTGCTAAACATGTTAGGATCTTCTATTGGTTATCTCTTACAGTGACTAGATATTGTTTTGCTGACATTGCAGGTTGCAGCACAAGTATTGCCTGTACCAGAAGTTATCAGTGACATTCTGAATGGAAACTGGGACCATGAGAGGACTGAGTTCTCTTTACCACCTTTGATGACTCTGGTAAGCAATTTAAATCTCTTATACCCCCACATTTTCCTTTTACTTCAGGTTGAATGACTTTCTTATCAGAAGAATATGAAGTCTATTGGTTAATATTCTGACTATATATCGTTTTTTAGTTACTAGGAGAACCAGGAACTGGTGGTTCATCTACGCCATCAATGGTTGGTGCTGTAAAAAAATGGCAAAAGTCTGACCCTCAGAAATCCCTGGACACATGGAGAAGACTGTCAGAGGCGAATTCGCAGTTAGAAATTCAACTGAACTTTTTGAGTAAATTAGCAAAGGAACAATGGGATGCATATAAATCTGTGATTGATAGCTGCAGCAAGCTCAGATCAGAAAAGGTATTTCTTTCAAATCATTTGTGGTTGTTTAATTAATGGAAGTAACatcaaaattagaatttttactCCTGTGGATGTAGAGTAAACTGATTGATAATGCTCACTGTTAAATAACTAGAACATTTTGGCCTTATGGTATGCCTTGCATTAGATTAAATTTCTACATTCctgtttattagttattttaatgAGATAGGACATCTTTACTATTAGACTTATACAATTAAGTTGACTTTTGATGGGTTTGAAAGAGATTATATATCCAATTTTACTGTTTGCCTGGTTTTCAGTTTCAAGTGGTGTGACTGAATTTCTAATGCACATATGTGATATCATGTTCTTGAGACTATACTTCAGGCTCTCATGTTCTTGCTTTTCTTCTTGTGTTGATGTTGAAAATACAATTCTCACAGTGGATAGAGCAAGCTTCTGAACCTAACAAGGAAGCAGTTATTAAAGCATTGCTAGGTGCAAAAGAAGCTATGCTTGGGATTAGATATCATATGCGCCTAATGGGTGAGGCTGCAGGTGTTCCTGTAAGTTCCTTTCATTGATTTGGCACTTATTATTAGGCTTCTTCTGTTTGAAAGATGTTGATTATAAATTATATCTGCTGGTAGAATATCACTACTCTTTCCTTGCAATTCATGCAGATTGAACCAGAATCACAAACAAAACTTTTAGATGCTACACTGAACTTGGAAGGAGTGTTGTTGGCTGGAGTTCCAGGAGCAGGAGGATTTGATGCTGTCTTTGCTGTTACTTTGGGAGATTCAAGCAGCAATGTGTCAAAAACATGGAGCTCACTCAATGTTCTTGCCCTTCTGGTTAAAGAAGATCCTTGTGGCGTTTCTTTAGAAAGTGCTGACCCAAGAACAAATGAAATCACTTCAGCTGTATCTTCAATTCATATTGAATAATTTCATTTCCATCAATTAAATATTGTAAGTCACCATAAAATTAAATCGTGTAATGTGTCTTATAGACTAGGCTTAGTTTCTTTTCAATTTCAGGCTGgggaaaaaaaatttagtggACGATTTAAAATAATAAGGCTGTgtgtattattttttcttttggtttcagTGTCCGCCACCAATTTGTCTGTATTGCTGAGTAGGaaatattttaaacttaaaatttttctacaaccagaggaaaataaaaaggattataAAGTCTCCAATTCATTGCTTATTAGAATGTTTCTGTTTCTATATTGCTGGTTGAGAGCATATGTTAAATAACACTCTGTTCCTCGCTTTATTTGCAGATGAAATGATTATTGCATCTCCCAAGATACAGATTCCCTTTGGTACCCAGAGCCCAGAGGATTTGTTTCATTTGATAAATTTACCTAAACCGTAAATTGAGTTATCATTTTTGACAAGTTTTATGTGATGTAATTGggattattaaattttatgtaaAACGTAACTTGGCACATTAGTGTTTGTTATATTTTAAGGGAGCCATGAAAAGCTAAAAAAGTATAGTATTTATTTACCATAAGTACTATGACAAAGGCTTTTCATTCCTGACAATTCAGAAgatattatatttgataaataaccATTCACCATTGTGTAATAGAACTATACAATTAAGTACGCAAACAATGCTCATTAATATACACACCCTAAACGTCTTGTAGGAGCTCAGCAAAGGTACGAAGAAGAGTAAAGGGAGCAGCTTTGCAAAGATGAAGCAGTCATCTAAAGTTCTATCTCGGAACTCATCAAAGAGAATAAAGTGACTGTAAAAAAAATCCCTCACCATCAACTCATTCTGATAATTTAGTTGTCGTGAGTGTGGTACTTCTTTCATACTTGAGCTAGCATCTGATTCACACTGATTTTGGTGTTTTCTGCAACGAACTGGACTCATGTTGGAAATGGCTGAGACCAAAACTGAGAATTGTGCTATCCACCCAGATTAGGATATTCATTGTCTATCCTAAAACTGACACACTCTGCCAGAGCTTTTGCATTCAGCTCCCTAGCATATCTCCAGACATAGTTCAGACCTACAAGAAGCTCAGTGATTGCTTCttctgtcttctcttgatccgcAAAGTAAAGGGTTTGTACGAGAAGCACGTTTGTCCGGGAAACAAAGCTCTGCTGTTCGAAACTTCTCTCAGACTGCCATCTTATCATATTATGAGCAAGTGGTGCCAGCCACTCCAATATGCTTGTCATTGCTTCATTCCATTCTTCAGCAAGACTTGTGTCATAGACCAATGATGACGCCGACATAGACTTGGTATACGGCTTTAACTTCGCTCTAAGTGCAGTTCTAACACGACCAGGGAGCATGCTGTATAGGTCATCTCTTGCATCAGGACCAATCAGGTTGGAAGAAGCTGCTAGCTTCTCAATCACAATGATAACATTTGCATAGTGCAACGCCAATGCAGCAGCACCAAGAGTTTCGGGTGGAGGCTTTAGTAGCTTGCATAAGGATTTGAAGACTGATTGACCATGATGAAATAGTCTTCCAGGGAGAATATTTGAATGAGCCTCTTTGGGATTATTGGTTCCATAAAGAACACTCTTTGTGCTTGAGTGGCATTCGGAAACTGAAGTGTCTGAAGCCATGCATCCTTTGAAAGGTCCTACTTGAGTCAGTCGACTTGGTCGTGAGTGACTTTCCTTCCCAGTTAAAGCTGCCGAGTGTCCATAAAACTTCCAAATCTTGCTCTTTTTAGTTTTTCCAGAAACTGGGGCTGATTGATTCAGATTCCTTCCAAGAGGACCTGAATAAAAATTAACACTTGGATGCTTTGCTGAAATTGGTCCTGATTTTGTTGACGAGTCACCAAGAGGACCGGAACGGAAAATGCTGGTTTTGTTTGTTCCACCAATTGGACCTGATCTACCAATAGGACCTGATCTAGCAGTAAGAGCATGGAGATTAAGGGGCCCTGAAGAAAATCTTGGAATGCTGTTCTGCGATGGGTTGCCTGTAGATTGCAACAATGTAGAAACTGATTGACTTCTATAAATAAACTCTGAATTCAAGACACCTGAATTATTGGTTCCATCAGCTTCTACCACCTCTTGAATTCCAAACACCTGGTTGATCCGATGGAATATCGTGAACAAGGATCTTGCTAAAAGATTTATCGTGTAGTCATATGTCCTGTTCCATAAAGAAACCTCCCGTAACTCCTTTAACTCCTGCCTCTTCCACCCAACCTTCTTTTGAAACTCAATTAAAGTTATGGCATCTGACTCACCGCTCGCCTTCATTCTTGTAAGAGTTTGCTCAAGATCAGCAAGCACTTCCATTTCTTGATACAAACTTGCATTAGCTGATATGAACTTCTCCATCCTTTTGATCTTTTTTTCCATCTTCTTGAAAGAGAATTCCCACCCATATGGATCGAAACTCATAACGATGAAGTCATAAAAGGCATTCTCAAAACCTTTAAGTCTCGGATCACTGCATTTCTTACCAAGTCTGGACACAGATTCAGCCACATGTGCCATGTTCTCGAGTATCTCTGCACAGATCAAACGTTCAATGAAATGATCATCCTCAGAAACTAGCTTTCTTATGCCAACCGAATTTGTGATCTCCTCTCTCAACTTAGCAATCTGTTTATCACTCAAAGTCTGCCATAGATTAACCAGCTTGGACATCAAGCTTGCCACTTCAAATGCTAATACTTCAACCACAACCTTCTCAGCATTAGCATCATGCTTCCGAGGAACCTTCCAGAGAGTGCGAAACCATGATTCTGCAACCATTTTTTACGAAAGAATGGTAAAACAATGCACTCTTAAGACAAATCCTTCGTCATAGCTCTGTATTACatggaaaataaaatacaaaatgaagATTGTTAAAATAGGCATTAAATATGCAATACATTTATCAGATAAATTTCAACAAGTATCAAATAATTTCATATTCTCAGTGCAAAAACCTCAAGAAAAAGAATACTAAAGAAGCACTTGCCTGCTACTCCAAGTGTTTTAGTGGGAAATAGTTTCAcattattatttgtattattgAAAGACTTGCATGTTTCAGGTACAAAACTAGATGATTTATTAAATCAAAAGCATGTGTTTCCTAGTCTTTACTATTCTATTTCTATCTTTGCTCCCCCTTTTTTTATGTGGTTCATATTTATTCCCCATGTTATGCAAATAATGGATAGATGAAAAGAACAAAATATTTGAAGTTTGAAATGCATATATCACAGGGAATGATGAAGTGACAATTTATCAATTAGAAAAATTGTTTTAGGAATTAAACAGGGATACAATGCACCAAAAGTTTTTGACTATGTGACATCAAATCTATCTTGGTTGATGAAAACTTCGACTGAAAATACAACTAAAGAAAGCTTaactttataaattaaaaaaataagggaAAAAAGAAAACGAAGACAAAAGTTTCATGTTTAACTGAATTTGTCAAAGAATATAATTCTAACAGATGTATTAATTCCTTGAATCAAATCTTCAAAATCAAACAAGCATAAGCTGGGTCCAGTGCCTCTGAAAAAACTACATATGATAAGTAAAAAAATAATGTTTATATTCCCCCTCCTTCTTACTCTCTTTGGGGCTTGTCCTAGCTCCTCTAATTTCTGATGGATTGAAATGCTTAGTTGAGAAGCTAGACAAAAAGAGAATATGAATTTTCTTTTATGGTACACATTGCTGAAGAATATATACCGAGGAGAAAGAAAGCTACATGACATAAAAACCTAAATCTGGATCCTATTCTCTACTTACTCATTCAATAAATCAAGAATCAATCAAATTTCAAAGTTGAAAGAGACTCCAATTTTTTCCCTTTCCTTCTCTTGGGGtcagtttaaaactttaaaaatagtTTCATATCCATTCACACAACTAAAAGGAAAACGACATTTTAAACCAAATCAATCCTTAGCAAAACCCAGAttccaaaattatttatttccttgaaaaacacacaaatttacAATCTTTTTGGCAAAATGACCACACTTTATATCACTTCACCAGCTTGTTTGCTTAttatatagagaaaaaaaaatgctTTTGCAATCAAAACTCAAATCCTAGCAGCATAAAGTGATTCTATTTAGAAAAATGGCACACAAAAAATATAATCAATAAAATCAAAGGAGGAGCATGATGAAGTGAATAGAGTTGCATACAGGGAGGCCCAAGGAAACTCACCAATCACAGAAGGCAGAACTATCCCAAGAATCTTTGAGCTGGGAACAACACAATAGAGCAAGAagatgaagagagagagagagagagagagagagagagagagagagagagagagagagagaggttagaTGGGAAGCTGCAGTGTAAGGAAATAAGGTGCACATGGAATGGAAACAAAGCATGAATTGGACAGACACATATGCAGAGAAAGCGAGTGAAAAACTAAGGACATCCTAAATAAATGtaacataatttttaattttttaacaaattttcatACCTCAttctaaataatattaatataaatatttaatttatatgtacTTTCTTGTGTAAAACAATTTAGACAGattttaattatgaattattaTAGCAATATAAATATTTAACTCAAACATCTATTATAATTgtaaaacaatttaattaaataatagtgtataaatatgattaaataagGGTGTAATTATATAACGATTAGTAAACTCTTAATATAACAATAAATGTATCAACTCTTGTTTTTAAGTTGTTAACTTATTATTACTATATGTGGAAAACTTGGAAACCAATCCTGATTTGGATCCCCTAAGGATTTTAGTTAGTGAATACTAGAACTAGATGATggtcaattgttgttgaaatttgtcCTTTTAAGAACTAGGAAGTAAGAGTTGTTAGAATTGTAactattttatgttaattatttcTGAAGTTTTCAGTTCAATAGTGAATGAAATATCGgactactaaaaaaaattagtgtgttttcttttttattttttttctgtttcggGTTATATGGTTggtcttttatttttcatattttaaaacatctttttatgtGAAGGCTATGCagctttaaataagaaaaatacaaactcTATTATAGGATTTATAgaggaaatggatcctctccagtttttttaacacttgagagaataaagtgtgatatcTCACCTTTAACTTTACAAATGGGACTAAAActaaagaggagagagaacaaTAAAATGTGAGATTAAACACTGGATACCATCCAGTTTTTTTCTACTGGAGAGAATCCACTCTCATTTATAGGTACGTCAACCTAACCATTTACGTTGTATTTTCTAAAATcacttttttttgtgactaaacagaaaaagaaaaacagagacaaaatcaaattaattggtTAGATTCATATCTAAATTTATTAGACGTTGAAACTCCCTCCATAGTTGACTTCAATTCCAGTGAATGTTCGCATCAGAAGTAGCTGCTCTAGCCATACAATTTGTAGCACTATTTG is a window from the Arachis hypogaea cultivar Tifrunner chromosome 17, arahy.Tifrunner.gnm2.J5K5, whole genome shotgun sequence genome containing:
- the LOC112764118 gene encoding uncharacterized protein; its protein translation is MVAESWFRTLWKVPRKHDANAEKVVVEVLAFEVASLMSKLVNLWQTLSDKQIAKLREEITNSVGIRKLVSEDDHFIERLICAEILENMAHVAESVSRLGKKCSDPRLKGFENAFYDFIVMSFDPYGWEFSFKKMEKKIKRMEKFISANASLYQEMEVLADLEQTLTRMKASGESDAITLIEFQKKVGWKRQELKELREVSLWNRTYDYTINLLARSLFTIFHRINQVFGIQEVVEADGTNNSGVLNSEFIYRSQSVSTLLQSTGNPSQNSIPRFSSGPLNLHALTARSGPIGRSGPIGGTNKTSIFRSGPLGDSSTKSGPISAKHPSVNFYSGPLGRNLNQSAPVSGKTKKSKIWKFYGHSAALTGKESHSRPSRLTQVGPFKGCMASDTSVSECHSSTKSVLYGTNNPKEAHSNILPGRLFHHGQSVFKSLCKLLKPPPETLGAAALALHYANVIIVIEKLAASSNLIGPDARDDLYSMLPGRVRTALRAKLKPYTKSMSASSLVYDTSLAEEWNEAMTSILEWLAPLAHNMIRWQSERSFEQQSFVSRTNVLLVQTLYFADQEKTEEAITELLVGLNYVWRYARELNAKALAECVSFRIDNEYPNLGG